A genomic window from Erythrobacter sp. BLCC-B19 includes:
- the rplK gene encoding 50S ribosomal protein L11, translating to MAKKIEGYIKLQVPAGSATPSPPIGPALGQRGVNIMEFCKAFNAATQEMEKGMPIPTVITVYGDRSFTFVTKTAPATYFIKKAANLKSGSKEPGKVSAGTIKTSQLREIAEAKMADLNANDIDQAIKIIAGSARSMGLEVVEG from the coding sequence ATGGCCAAGAAGATTGAAGGCTATATCAAGCTGCAGGTGCCCGCGGGCTCTGCCACCCCCTCGCCGCCGATCGGCCCGGCGCTGGGTCAGCGCGGCGTGAACATCATGGAATTCTGCAAGGCGTTCAACGCCGCCACGCAGGAAATGGAAAAGGGTATGCCGATCCCGACGGTCATCACCGTCTACGGCGACCGTTCCTTCACCTTCGTCACCAAGACCGCGCCGGCGACCTACTTCATCAAGAAGGCCGCCAACCTCAAGTCGGGCTCGAAGGAGCCGGGCAAGGTCTCGGCCGGAACCATCAAGACCTCGCAGCTGCGCGAAATCGCCGAAGCCAAGATGGCCGATCTGAACGCAAACGACATCGATCAGGCGATCAAGATCATCGCCGGCTCGGCCCGCTCGATGGGCCTCGAAGTGGTGGAGGGCTAA
- the rplA gene encoding 50S ribosomal protein L1 yields the protein MTKITKKAKILASLDREKLYNFEEALSVLRQFKGKFDETVEVAMNLGVDPRHADQMVRGMVSLPSGTGKDVKVAVFARGENAEKALAAGADKVGAEDLMEDMMAGNLDYGRVIASPDMMGVVGRLGKILGPKGLMPNPKLGTVTPNVAQAVKDAKSGQVEFRVEKQGIIHSGIGKLSFSDDALKANFKALTDAVVKSKPSGAKGKYVRKVSLTSSMGPGLKVDLSEVEGA from the coding sequence ATGACCAAGATCACCAAGAAGGCGAAGATCCTCGCCAGCCTCGATCGCGAAAAGCTCTACAACTTCGAAGAAGCGCTGAGCGTGCTGCGTCAGTTCAAGGGCAAGTTCGACGAAACCGTCGAAGTCGCCATGAACCTCGGCGTCGATCCGCGTCACGCCGACCAGATGGTGCGCGGCATGGTGTCGCTGCCCTCGGGCACCGGCAAGGACGTGAAGGTCGCGGTGTTCGCCCGCGGCGAGAATGCTGAAAAGGCGCTCGCTGCCGGTGCCGACAAGGTCGGGGCCGAAGACCTCATGGAAGACATGATGGCCGGCAACCTCGATTACGGCCGCGTCATCGCCTCGCCCGACATGATGGGCGTGGTCGGCCGTCTCGGCAAGATCCTCGGCCCCAAGGGCCTGATGCCGAACCCCAAGCTGGGCACCGTGACCCCGAACGTGGCGCAGGCCGTCAAGGACGCCAAGAGCGGCCAGGTCGAGTTCCGCGTCGAAAAGCAGGGCATCATCCACTCGGGGATCGGCAAGCTCAGCTTCTCGGACGACGCGCTGAAGGCGAACTTCAAGGCGCTGACCGACGCGGTGGTGAAGTCGAAGCCCTCGGGCGCCAAGGGCAAGTATGTCCGCAAGGTCTCGCTGACCTCGTCGATGGGCCCGGGCCTCAAGGTCGACCTGTCGGAAGTGGAAGGCGCGTAA
- a CDS encoding GNAT family N-acetyltransferase yields MSGAAIDFTIGSRRLLSVPRQLTTWAFTLEDVLAGALPPPSPSGPDGVRVLSAPTDQLAAVTARYPGFIAGGRQDYRRHYIDMGQSFDDYMAQFSGKTRSTLRRKARKLADETPGGYTVTEHRTPAEIEAFVAAALPLSARTYQARLLDAGLPDSPAARRAMLEAAEADRMRAYLLHAGGAPVAYLSLPVTGATLVYAHLGYDPDWARLSVGTVLQMDALERLFAEQRYRWFDFTEGEGAHKAMFGTHSAACTSLVLLEPTLANRTLLSARAGFDASVTAAKAFAERSGALGRVRALLRA; encoded by the coding sequence GTGTCGGGCGCGGCCATCGACTTCACCATCGGCTCGCGCCGCCTGCTGAGCGTGCCGCGCCAGCTGACGACCTGGGCCTTCACGCTCGAAGACGTGCTGGCCGGTGCCCTTCCCCCGCCATCGCCCAGTGGGCCGGACGGGGTACGGGTGCTCTCGGCCCCCACCGATCAGCTGGCCGCCGTGACCGCGCGCTATCCCGGCTTTATCGCGGGCGGGCGGCAGGATTACCGTCGCCACTACATCGACATGGGCCAGTCCTTCGACGACTACATGGCGCAGTTTTCGGGCAAGACCCGCTCGACCCTGCGGCGCAAGGCAAGGAAGCTCGCCGACGAGACGCCGGGCGGCTACACCGTCACCGAACACCGCACCCCCGCTGAAATCGAGGCCTTCGTCGCTGCTGCCCTGCCTTTGTCGGCGCGCACCTATCAGGCGCGGCTGCTCGATGCGGGCCTGCCCGATAGCCCTGCCGCGCGCCGCGCCATGCTGGAGGCGGCCGAGGCTGACCGGATGCGCGCCTATCTGCTCCACGCAGGCGGCGCGCCTGTCGCCTACCTCTCGCTCCCGGTGACGGGCGCAACGCTGGTCTATGCCCACCTCGGCTATGATCCGGACTGGGCGCGGCTGTCGGTCGGCACCGTGCTCCAGATGGACGCGCTCGAACGGTTGTTTGCCGAACAGCGCTATCGCTGGTTCGACTTCACCGAGGGCGAAGGCGCGCACAAGGCGATGTTCGGCACGCATAGCGCGGCCTGCACCAGCCTCGTCCTGCTCGAACCGACGCTTGCCAACCGGACATTGCTGAGCGCGCGCGCCGGGTTTGACGCCAGTGTCACCGCCGCCAAGGCGTTTGCCGAAAGGTCAGGGGCGCTGGGACGGGTCCGCGCCCTGCTCCGCGCCTGA